DNA sequence from the Butyricimonas faecalis genome:
AAGGAAAAATTCCTTATCACGCAAATCGGACATCTTGATCAATGAACGCATGTAAGGCATCTCGTTTGCGTCCCCACAATTCCAAGGATTTTCCTTACTCGTAATTCGTCCTGTCGTGTTATTAATCAAATGATCAGACAACATCGTACAAATAATCTTGAAAGAAACCTCTTCATATTTTTTGCCTGCTATTTCACCCCTATTCTCCACGAAAAACTTAAACCGGGGAGCAAACAGATCACTATATTTTAACTCTTCATAAACCACCCAATAACGAGAAGCAAATTTTTCTTTCGAAGACAACAGTCCAAACAAAGAATCCGACAAGTTTTTCACTTCTTCTTTCATCCCGGCTTCCCGGAACACACCCACCGCCATCGGAATTTCTTTTTTTTGCAAAGTTCCTTCCGAGTACTTCTTCATAAAATACCCCCACGAAGTTTTCTCTTTTAATCCCCGCGCCACCCGGGAAATAAAAATATGCAACGTATCTGCCCCCACAATCTTATGCCGCAACGTACCATCCGGCAATATCATCAAAAAAGTAGGATAAGCACGTACGCCATATTCTTCAGCAAACGCCATCCCATCCCCTTTTTCCGCATCAATCTTGAAACACACAAAATATTTATCGAAATACTTGGCAGCCTCCGGCGTCTGCAACACCTCCTCGCTCATCCAGCGACAAGGTCCGCACCAAGAAGTATAAACATCCACGAAAAGCATTTTATTTTGCTGTTTTGCGATTTCCAAGGCTTCTTGAAAATTTCCCTCCATAAACTTCACGCCATGCTGAGCGTATCCGTTCATCATTAACAGACAAATCGATATACTTAAAACAATCCTATGCATCTTCCAATACTATTTACACAAACGTTCTATTTCCCGTTCAACATCCTCAATGTATCCCGGATTACAAATCACTTTTCCTTCCTCATTCAGAATTAAGAAATAAGGCACTCCACTTGTTTGATATTTGGTCAAAAAATCTTTGTAGCCTTCTTTCGTGAGCACATACTGCGGCCATGTGGCTTTCTCTTTTTCAATTGCAACTTTCCAAGCTTTCAAATTTGTATCACAAGATATTCCGATCACTGTAAAAGTATCAGGAAACCGCTCTACTAACTTCTTTACATGTGGAATCGCTGCCATACAAGGTCCACACCATGTAGCCCAAAAATCAACCAACACATATTTCCCTAGAGGAATTACCCCCGATAAATCACAAGCCTTCCCATTCACGTCATTTAAGGCCAAATTCACGATAACATTATCCTTCACCGTTTGTTTTGCATACTCACAGTTCTGCTTGAACTCCTTAAAACGAACGGGATCTGCAGGAATAGAAACAATCGTTTGTTCTAACTTCTCCACCTCTTCTCGGGTTAATTCATAACCACCCCGCATCATAATATTCCCCAAATAAGCTGATACCACGGAATGAGGATGTGAAAGAATAAACTCCCATTGTTTCTCTTTACTATCTTTATCTTTCACGATTGAAAGATTATATGCATTAAAATCTGCCTGCACCTCTCCTCCTATAATCTTAAAACAAGGAGTTATCGGGTCTGAAAATGGGATACTATCATAATGCTCCGTTTCTACTGCCATCTCCACGTTATCCACAAACACCGGTGTATAAGTCCATCTAATCTTCTCGGTTTCATCCTGATCAGAAACAAGAGCCAGATTATTCGTAATCAAAGTACACAACATCGGCCCCTCCACCTGTCCCCTGAGTTCGAAACAACCGTTCTTCACGGTTGTTTCAACAATTACTTCCGAAGGTGCTGTCTCTGCCGTCAAAAGCGAAACCTTAATGCCATCTTTCATCCCGGGTATTTGTCCCTTGATGACAAACCCTTTTTCCTGAGCCGAAACTCCAAGCCCGACAAAAGACAACAACAAACTGATTATAATAAACCTTTTCATAACTAGTACACGTTTACTCCATATTTTCGCAACACCTTCACCATCTCTTCCATCTTCTCAATCACAACGGAATACTCGGCATAGGTTTCCCGGAATTTCGTTTCCGACAAGTTAAAAATCTCCTCCACATAAGCCAAAACATCTAAACTTTTAGTATTAAAAGTCACCATCCAGCTAGAAGCATAGGTGGGCAAAAATCCAACACTTTCCACAGGGAAAGGCACATTCCACGAAGAAATATCATAATAATCTGTACTATAGCTATAAAAAACGGCAAGATCACTATCCTTAATCAAAGAAAGGTTATTAACAATCATCGCTTTCATGATCTCGTTCTTCAAGGTTTCTTTCTCCTCGTCCGATGCCGTCGCAATATCCCCTAAAGCGATTGCCGTTGCCTGCATTCCGGAATAAACGGCAACCTCACCCGGAACATACGTTCCATAAAAATTTTCAAAAAGCACCAATCGCTCTGTCAACAAAATTGAATAGGGATAAAACAATTCCGGCAAACCCGTTAATAACTCATCTTGTACAAATTTTGCTGCTGCCTCTTTTTTCCCGATAACCTGATAAGGAAAGAAACCCAAAGAATCTGCAAAACTATTTGTATTCATATTCCACATCAAATCAACCACTTGCCATTCTACAATTGTTTCCCCCGATAACGTTGTAATATTCCGACATCCCAATGTATCACTAAACAACAAATACACCCCCGTCTTGTCAAAAAATTTTCGACGTAACTCAGCTTCCTCTCCTGTCGCACCTTCTGGCACGGCAAAAAAATTAACCTCTAACTGATCGTTACTTGGCCAGTCTTCCTTACTGCAAGCCCATAAACAAACCGCAATTACAAATCCCAATATATACTTTTTCATTGTATTCATCATTAATTGTTTACATCTTCATACCCCCTCTCGTTCCGAGGATTATCAAGCATTCCTGTATTCTTATCGATCTCCGCTTTAGGCAAAGGCATTACCCATGCGGGATCATCCGTTGTCAATACAAATTTTCGTATCCATAATGTCTCATATTCATACGTCGAACTATTATACGTTTTATTGACATAAACATGCTCCACAGTTACTTCCTGCGGATACTTTTCTGCCACCCGGTAACGCCTTAAATCAAACCATCGATGTCCTTCCAGACAAAGTTCACGTCTACGTTCCTCCCGGATAAACTGCACGAGGTTCTCTCCAGTAAGACCATTTACTTCCGATTCATCAAAAAACTCTCGCTTAATTCTTTTCTCTCGCAAAGTATTTAAAGCTTTCCTTGCTGTCGGTTCATCACCTGCACAGGCCGCCGCTTCCGCCAGATTCAACCACGCCTCCGCTGTTCGCATCAAGAAAACATCTGACAAATCTGTTGTCTGAAAAGTCTCTCCTTGTAATTTTCGATAACGAATAGACCCATCATAGTCAAGAACAAAATATTGCAAACGCAAATCTATCGGATTTCGAGGATTATACGCTTCATACAATTCGTTAGAAATTCGCATATCATTACCGCTAACAAAACCCGGTTCCGTCCCATCATTGCGAGAATAAAATGTCACGTTTCCGGGTAATGAAGACGCCCCGGTCGAAAAAATCAATTCAGACAAATTCGTACTTAGAAATTCTTTCCCGGAAAAACTATTCAAATCTTCTAGTTGAGGTCCATTTTCTGTTACCAATGCCGCATACTTCTCTGCCTCTTCATACAAACACATATACAAATACACCCGGCTTAACATCAATCTCACGGCATTTATATCCGCTCTCCACATGGATTTCTTCGGAACATCTTTCAGAAACTTCTCCGCATCGAGTAAATCCGTCACAATCTGTTTATATACCTCCGCCACGGAATTTCGACTGTAATACTTATCCTCCACATAATTTGATGTCTTGATCGGAACTGCCGGATCACTCTCTGCCGTTGATGCTACATAAGGTTTCCCGTAAAAATTAGCCAATAAAAAATAGTAACACCCTCTTAAAAAATGACATTCGCCCTTAATCCGGTTCACGTTCTGCACATCTTCCTCCTCCGTCATCTCCTCAAATGCTTTCGTCTCCTCCAAAATCATATTACAAGCATTTATATGGGAATACAGATGTCTGAAATCCGCCCCGTCATCCCATACTTGTTTCCCTTCCACGTTTTCATAAACACGGTACTGCCAGGTATAGTAGCCATAAATAGAACCACAAGCACCACCCGCAACCCACGAAAAACCTCCCGTTTGTTGACACAATTCATCAGCCAACACGTGAATCCATGGATAGTAAAGATCCCCGGATACTCCCGAAAATTGCCAGCTATTGCGCGTCTGATATCTCACGAAATAAGCATTTCCCAATAACAATTCATCCAAATCCTCATAACTTCGGATGTAAGCCTTATCCTGCGAATACTCTTCGAGAAATCCCGAACATCCGAATAACGCAAAGACACAAACTACTATATATATAACTTTTTTCATGCTGATCGTATTATATATTAAAAAAAGAATTCACTTTCTTCTCCAAATCTTCACCACGTAAATCTATGGCAACAACTTTCCCCTCCGGATCCAATAAAAACATCTTTGGAACTCCTGTTACATTGTAATGCTTTGCCACGGGACAATCCCATCCTTTCAATGAAGACACGTGAATCCACGGCAAATCCAATTCAGTAATCGCCGCAATCCAAGATTCTCGCTTATCATCCAAAGAAACGCTATAAATCTCAAATCCTTGATTCTTATATTTCTCATAAATCATTTTCAGATTCGGGATCTCTTCCCGACAGGGTCTGCACCAAGAGGCCCAGAAGTCCACTAGCACATACTTCCCTCGCAAAGAATATAACGTCACGTGATTCCCATCCACGTCCGGCAAATCAATATCCGGAGCAATTCCCCCTACACTCGTTTGCCTAAGTATATCAAACTTTTCTTTCAACAACATCCCCGGGTAAGAATTTTTCACATCTTGGGTCAAATGATCATAATGTTCCAAAACCTTCGCAGAAGGATATTTGTTCATCGTAATTAAATTTTCAAGGAAATAGACTGTCGCAATCCTATTCAGATTCGAATCGACAAGCATATCTATCTCCGCATTATGAGCCTCCCATTCTTCATCCGGCAAGGGAAATCCCATGGCAAGGGTACGCAAAAGATTCAAATTCAAATATTTTTCCGAAAAATTCTTCTATAATCTGCTGAATAGCTTAAAATGAGCGATTTATAAGTGTTCAACCTCAATAGAGGTAATGATTTGGCAATAGTCACAACTTCTGCAATATGCATATGTTTGCTTTGCCTAACAACTCTTTACAGTTGCAAAAATACAAAATAAAAATGAAACCACACTATGTTGGTGCAAAAAAACAATAGTCATAAAACAAAGATTAACTTCGCCTTATGACTATTGTTGTCCACATTAAACTTATTTATCATTTAATTGGTTCCGCATGCACATAGTATTCACTGTTTATAGGGTCTTCCCCGTCAGTTTTAAGTATCAGTACCATGCGAGAATGTTTTGTACGCCAATATGCTTTAATATCAGCATCTTCGGGTAGTGCCTTAAACGTTTTACACAGCGAAGCCTTTTCTGTTTCTTTTATAGTACTATGTGCTTCATAGTACTGGTCCATAATCTTCAACAGACCTTCTCTTTCACGTTCAAGCACGCCTAACATATATTCCTTGTCGTTTTTGTCTTTTGCTCCTTTCAGTACAATACGTAACTCTGCATACGGTTTTGTAATGTCTTCTTTGTAGGCAGTAGGTGGAGTTAGGATAAACTCACGGCTCTTGTCCAGCAAGCAATATTCTGTTAGTTCGGGGTTCTTGGAATTATACCTTACGTTATCCCAATCGTAACCAAAGAATCCATCATTCACCAAATAGAGCCTCTTTCGGGCTTGATAGACAATACGGCCATCTTTATAGCCATTGGCATAGACAATAGTATTGTCATGAGGCGTGAAGAAGTATGTGCTCCACCAATAGGAAGTATTCAAACAGTTTGTCTTACGTTCCATGATTCCAAAGCTATCTGGCATATCACGACAATCACTCGTCCAAGTAATTGAATCGTAGTAGTTGTAATAGGCATTATCTGAAGAGTTGAAACCATATTCATCGGTAAGCTCAAATGTTACAAGGCAGAAGGTCTGAAACACAGGGTCTGTGTTGTCTTTGTCGTCTTCTGCATAGTATGCCTTAATCTTAAACTTGCAGTTGTCGGGAACAGAACGGTCAATATCCGTATCATACGTGTAACTTTTCTTCATCATTTCCAAATCGGTTTCGGTCATGCGTTTATATACAATCATGCCATATATAGACTTGTAACCATTGCTGCCATCACTCGTCGCTCCCAATTTTTGTATGGTGTACATTAAGGTCTTGCCATTCGACTCGTCAAGCTTAAGAATCTGCATGTATCTGCTGTCTGTTGTCTGCTTGTTGCTGCCAAACAGTATGAAGCCTTTGTCCATGTCATAAGTCCATGATACACGACTGAAACAAAAGGCTGGCAAGGCATCACTATAAAAATAACTAAAAGCTTGCTGTGATGTCTCAAACCAAAAGTGTGTAGGGCTGCCACCAAATCTGTCTTTCCAAAATTCCTCCTTGCTCAACTTTCCGTTTTCCTGTACCTCATAAGTGGCAATACTCTCCCAACCATAGCCCTTGACCTTACTCTGTATTTCTTCTGCTGCTATTGGCTTTCTCCCTTTTAGCACACAGCACCCCTCATCATTAACAGTATAGGTTTGGTTGAATAGATTCATATCCAACTTACATTGCTCAACACTCAATTCCTCAGACTTATCGCAACTGCCAAATACAACAGTGCAAGCTACGATGAGTGCTATTAACCAAAACTTCTTAGTCATAATAATCCAAATTTAAAGATTTTACATATAGACAGATTACGGATTTTCAGTGTTTCAAATTCTGCTGTCCAAGATAACTGAGTGCAAAAATACAAAAGTATCAACGTAATAGTGCATTTTTTTATTTTTTATAACACTCAAAACATACTTTTGTGCAAATAAAGGAAGAATAAACTACACCTGACAAATCTATTTACATATTTCTATGCACTGCCTACAGTTGGTACACTCACTTTCTGCAACCGTTGGGAGCAAAATTTCTTCGCCCTCATGGTGGAGCGAGGCGTTTTGGGGTTCCCAAAACATAACCTCGCTCCCTCCTCTAAGAACAAAAGACGAGATATTTGCCTTTCGGCTTTCCATGCCCAAGGTTGCAGACCTTAATTCTCTCAATTTACGCCAAACATCAAAGCTGCCACATTGAAAGAACAAGGTCACAGACACAAGCTACTTTGTACATGGAGTTTGCAAAGGAAAAGGTGATATTTTCAGTGTGAAACTTGCCAAGTGTTTCAGTTGTGTGTTGTTGATTTCCTTTGTGAACTATGCCGAGTGTGCTGTGTGTCCTCGGTATAGTCTGCATAAATCTAATGCCATGCTAAAACACTGCGGAGGTTCGCCCAAGTGGCTGGAGGCGCAAAGCCTCCAAGGAACGTTGCTGCAACCATTTCGGAGAATAGAGCGGTTGCCAATTAATCCACAAGCACATTTTACAGCGTACCAAGTGAGGGCATGTAAAACGTTGAATTGTTGAAGATAGGTGTTATCTTTATGAGAACCAGCCACTTATACCCTCAACAAACTCTCAACAAATAGCTCTACACAACAAATTACTGGGCAAAAAAGAAAGAAAGGAATGGTGTTCATGGTTTTCTCTTTTCAACATTATCTTTCTTTTGTTGAGAGATTTGTTGAGAATATGTTGAGCCGTAAATGCCTGATGTTCAATACTTCTTTCATCATATTCAACAATTCAACAAAAATAATGGGTGTTTTGTCCGTCATTTTTATGAACAGAACTCATCCCCCTACAAGTAAGAATGTCATGCTTATGCTTCAGTACTTATTCACGACAGTACGACAGCGCCAAGCCAACAAACAAGAGGACATTCAACTAAAGGCGGTTGTTCTTCTATTGAGTTGTAGGATAATGACACTACTTTTCTCTTTTGCCCCGTACAATCTCTTGAAGATGGTGGCACGAAACCGAGCTGCCCCGTATGAGTTTATACGGAAGCAAAGGGCAACAATCATCGGAAAGCCATACAACGTTTGCCAAATGCCATTGGAAGTTTCCTGTTTCTGTTGGACTTCCGACACCGTCAATAAACCATCCTTGTATATTGACCTTATCACAGCATGGAGTTTCATGGCGGTGACATGAAGCATATCAACCAATTCACCCTCACTCATCCACAAGTCTTGCAAGTTGGACGGAATGGATAACATTCCATTTCCGTCCACGGTGATTACAGTCCTTTTCATGCCATTCCCCCCATTGTCGGCATATGCCCCTTGATTCGACTTTCAAAAGCTGATATGTCATGCTCCAATTTAGTACTTGTCACCTTTGCGTAAATTTGTGTTGTGGCGATGTCCGTATGTCCCAGTATCTTGCTTACACTCTCTATCGGCATACCGTAGTTTAAAGCCAAAACTGCGAACGAATGCCGGCTTACATGAAATGAAATTCGCTTCTTGATGCCACACATTTTTGCCACTTTCTTTATACGCTTGTTTACCATGTCAAGTGAGCCAATATTAAACAAGTGCATATCTTTTCTCAATGGCTTGTAACGTTCAATTATCTGTATGGCTGCATCTATCAGTTTAATTTTGAATGGTACGCCTGTCTTTTGACGCTGAGAAACTATCCATGGAGACCCACTTATAATGGCAACATTGTCCTCTGTAAGATTCTTGATGTCAACGAAAGAGATACCTGTCCAACAACCAAACATAAACAAGTCTCTCGCAAAAGCAAAGTTGGGATTTTCCAACTCTATTCCTGCAAATATGTCCAATTCTTCCTCTGTCAAGAACTCACGCTCCTTGTGGTCTGGGTCAACGTGGTACATGGCAAACGGATTTCTCTGTATCTTGCCGTTGTAGTGTGCTGCCGTGACGATATGCTTCAATGGTATGGAGTATATCCAAATAGTAGATTGCGTGAGTCCAATGACATTCTTCAAATACAGACAAAAATCACGGATGAACTCCTCGGTAAGCTCATTCATGGACATATCGCTGCGCTTGTACTGAAATTTGATGAACTCGGCAACGTACTTTCTTACCGTCAGATACTTGCGGTAGGTTCGGACAGCTCGGTCTTTTCCCACGCGTTGGGCAAAGGCTGCGTTCTCCTTGTCAAAAGCTCTGAGTAATGTCTCATACTCCGTACCTATGCCTTGATATGCGTTTCTCACCATTTCAGCGGTAACGAACGCCTCACGGTCGGAAAGCCGTTGGTAATGCTTAGCGATTTGAGCCTTGATGTTATCAAGCGCAAAGTTCACCTCATTGGCTTCCTTGCTTCTGCCTTTGGCTCTGTTGCCCTTGGCATCCCATATCGCCTTGGTCACGCTCAGCTTGCAACTGAACTGTGCGATAGTTCCGTTGATTGTCACACGTCCCATGATAGGGACAATTCCGTTTCTCTCCTTGCTTCCGTTTACATAGAAGACTGTCTTGAATGTACTTCTCATAATTCCTTGCTTTTTGTTCTGTGCAAAATTAAATCATGAGAGTTGCATGGCAAATTCACAACCTGTGCAGAATTGAGAAGTAAAAACCGAAGCCGTTAAAAATGCTTATTAGAGCGTTTCTTTGAGGTAATGACTTGAAAGCGTTTCTACTTCTCAAATCCGCCATTTTCGCATTTCCTCACGAATGCCACAAAAAGCCAACGACTGCCACAACCACTTGAAACTCAAAACAAAAGCTCAAATCTGCTATTTTTTGCTTTTTTAGTCATTCTTTTTCCAACAAATCCTGTTCCGGACTCCCCGTTACGACTAATTTTCTGGGAATCAACTCCTCCAAAACTCCACCCAAAAAACCTTCTATGGTTATTTCAATAGGTACTTCATCCAACATAATTTCCCTTTTGCCATCACCAACAATCAATACGCAACGCTCGATGCGGTCAATCGGTTTCTCCATGTGAAATTTTTCATTTTTAACCACGGCAGAATCACGTACCGTCGTATCCGCCCAACTATTTAACAAGTAAACTACTTTACCGTTTCCCCCTTTCCATGTTCCAGATATAGAATATTTTCCTTGTTCACTACATGCTGATATACAAAAAAGCAAAGAAACAATTATCGATATAAAAAAATTATTTGCCATAACACATCACATTTAAAACGTCACATTTAATCCAAAAGTAAAAGTCGTTCGTTCAGATAGTTGTACCTCAGTAAAGCCACTCTGCACCGGTGTCTGGCCCTTTAACTTGCTTGAAGTCCAAATAAACGGGTTACTGACAGAAGCCGAAACTTCCAACAACGAAATTCCCCAACAACCCGCATCAAACGAGTAAGTCAACCCTAAATTTGTACACTTCAAATAATCGGCACGGACCACCCGGATATTACTATAGTTATACATTTCCCACCGAGTACTCGCAATTTCGGGCACCTGACCGGAAGTGAAACCCGACCAGTGATACAAATTAGCAGACGAACTTCCATCCGCTATAAAAGCCGGAATATTCGTGTAATTCTCATCTCCTGCATGTTGCCAACGTTTCAAAAAAACTTTATTCAAATTACTCTCCGGACGAATCCGGGCTGAATTATCCGAATACAACTTGAATAATCGTGTTTTAGCCCCCAAACTGTAAGTAAATGCCGCATTCAACCGCCAACGTTTATAATTCACCGTCGTATTTAGTCCTCCAAATACGGTTGGTTCTCTTCGTCCGGATGACTCCAATACTTGCGTGAACGTTTCATACTTTGTCGCCCCGTAAAGCTTTTCCCGTTCATTTTCCATGTCATCAAACAAGGGAAGACCATTTTCCGGATCCAGTCCAATAAACTTATAAGAATAGAATGAACTCACGGACTTTCCTTTCACAACAGCCGTCCCATTCAGAAAGTTTGAACGTTCATACTGATCGGCCGAAGGCAAAGTACTTACTTCATTATTCGCATGAGAGAATGAAGTAGAGATATACCAACGCAAATCATCCGTTTTTATCGGGCTCACAGTGAATGAAACATCATACCCACTATTTACGACCTCACCACCGTTCACCACGTACGAGGCCATCCCGTTCACTTCGGATATTTCCTTTTCCATATAAGCATCAGTAGTCTTTTTCCGATAGTAAGCAGCACTTACCATCAAACGACGTTTAAACATAGAAAATTCCACTCCCAGATTCAACGATCCCGTTTTTTCCCATTTCAATGCAGGATTCGGGTAAATGTTAATGTTCGATACATACTCCCCGTAATGATTATCTTCCGGTTTCTTGGTAATAACCATCACTGGAGACTGATTATCCAACATATTCCCTTGATACCCGTAAGACATCTTCAAACGCAAATCATCGAACCAATCGCCATCACCCGCGAAATGCTCTGCAATATTATAAGTAAACGAAGCCGACCAAATCGGTAAAATCTTATCATTACTTCTTTCCCCGAATTGATTCGAACCATCATAACGCATATTGGCATTCAGCGTGAATAAATTCCCATAACTATACGATACGCTACCGTACCACGACAACATATTACTCAGATTATCTGTTATTTGCGGTACATTTGTTGCCACCCATTCATCATACGACGGGTAAGTTCCCGGAGTCACCGTAACAAATTGCTTTCCCCGCTCCGGATCATACCCCCGGGTGATATTCTGATAAGCATCATATTTCGTAGAGTTCACTTCCATCCCGGCCGAGGCATTTATACTATGTTGCTGACTTACTCCCCAATACCTATTTAAATCTACCTGCAAACGAAACATATAGGCTTTATTTCGAACATTCTGCACGGTCAACTCTCCCCCTTTAGGCATAAGAGTACTCTCGTCCAATTTATCACCATAATTACTATACCGGATATTTGCGGCATAATAACTTTTAGCCCCCCAATATCCCTCAATATCCGTATTTGTAACAGAATAGGACAAGATCGTTCCTATTTTCAACCATTCCCATGGTTTTATATCCAGATTCGCTCGAAACGTCACGGCAGAACTCTCCTGTTCCTTATTGCTATTCTCCAATTCATTCAATATATTATAGTTATAATAACTAAACGATCCTCCCGGTACCTGATAAAAACTATATTCTCCATCCTCCGTGTAAGCAGGAATCGCACGACTGGTATTATAGGCATAATTAATTGGCGCAATCTCATCCTGATAATATTTCCGTTTCGAAGTATTAGCATTCATATTGAATGAGGCCGCCAACCAAGACGCAAAATTCATATCCAAATTTAATGTACCCGTATATCGTCTGTCCAGATTGGGTTTCACCACATCTTCCTCTATATTCACTCCAACCGATGAATAATATCGAATTTTCTCCGTACCTCCCGTCACGCTTAACGTATGAGAAGAAGATAAAGCATCCCGTGTTAATAACTTAAACCAATCCGTGTTTGTCTTTCCAAGATAAGCTACTTGATTCTCAAACTCCTTATAAGTAATCGTCCGGTTATACAAATCCCGCAACAACTTTTCATATCCCACCCACGTCACGTCAGAAGAATACTGATATCCCGCTTCCGCTAACTCTCTGGAAACACCCAACCGCTCCTTAGCACTCATCAAATCAATATTCCGGTCAGAATAACGAGGTCTTAATTTCAACGTGGCGGTTCCCCGGTAAGAAATTTGCGGTTCCCCAACATGTCCCCGCTTCGTGGTGATCACAATCACACCATTAGCCGCCTTCGTACCGTAAAGAGCCGTAGCAGAAGCATCTTTCAACACGTCAATACGTTCAATATCCTGCGGGTTAATACCCGAAATCGCATTACCGATACGATTGATATAATCCGGATCATTCAACTCGTCCGGGGAAATCTGAACAGGATCTTGAACAATCACCCCGTCAACCACCCACAATGGTTCCCGATTCCCAATCAACGTCGAAGTTCCCCGAATCCTAATTTTCGGGGCAACACCCGATTCACCGGAATTCGTCATCACCATCAAATCTGGAATCTGACCTTCCAGCATCTTATCTATTGTCGTTACACCAGGAATCATAATATCTTCCATTTTCACCGAGTTAATAGCACTCGTAGACTTTCGGCGGTCAAT
Encoded proteins:
- a CDS encoding SusC/RagA family TonB-linked outer membrane protein; amino-acid sequence: MKKSGECKGNLRSAQKIFRVMKMMCFLMFVLLVQVRGDVIAQNQVVSVDMKNCSVEEFLREIKEQTGIRFMYKSEYVKAIPRFDVRVEDRGVMDLLEEVFAGKGIKCLYDNGVIILTKHEANDGKEDRVTVKGVVKDSRGAALPGVTVVLKGTTTGVATGIAGDFVITLPKRDSLILVFSFVGMRTKEVKWKGEPELRVVLEEDVSEMDEVVVTGYQVIDRRKSTSAINSVKMEDIMIPGVTTIDKMLEGQIPDLMVMTNSGESGVAPKIRIRGTSTLIGNREPLWVVDGVIVQDPVQISPDELNDPDYINRIGNAISGINPQDIERIDVLKDASATALYGTKAANGVIVITTKRGHVGEPQISYRGTATLKLRPRYSDRNIDLMSAKERLGVSRELAEAGYQYSSDVTWVGYEKLLRDLYNRTITYKEFENQVAYLGKTNTDWFKLLTRDALSSSHTLSVTGGTEKIRYYSSVGVNIEEDVVKPNLDRRYTGTLNLDMNFASWLAASFNMNANTSKRKYYQDEIAPINYAYNTSRAIPAYTEDGEYSFYQVPGGSFSYYNYNILNELENSNKEQESSAVTFRANLDIKPWEWLKIGTILSYSVTNTDIEGYWGAKSYYAANIRYSNYGDKLDESTLMPKGGELTVQNVRNKAYMFRLQVDLNRYWGVSQQHSINASAGMEVNSTKYDAYQNITRGYDPERGKQFVTVTPGTYPSYDEWVATNVPQITDNLSNMLSWYGSVSYSYGNLFTLNANMRYDGSNQFGERSNDKILPIWSASFTYNIAEHFAGDGDWFDDLRLKMSYGYQGNMLDNQSPVMVITKKPEDNHYGEYVSNINIYPNPALKWEKTGSLNLGVEFSMFKRRLMVSAAYYRKKTTDAYMEKEISEVNGMASYVVNGGEVVNSGYDVSFTVSPIKTDDLRWYISTSFSHANNEVSTLPSADQYERSNFLNGTAVVKGKSVSSFYSYKFIGLDPENGLPLFDDMENEREKLYGATKYETFTQVLESSGRREPTVFGGLNTTVNYKRWRLNAAFTYSLGAKTRLFKLYSDNSARIRPESNLNKVFLKRWQHAGDENYTNIPAFIADGSSSANLYHWSGFTSGQVPEIASTRWEMYNYSNIRVVRADYLKCTNLGLTYSFDAGCWGISLLEVSASVSNPFIWTSSKLKGQTPVQSGFTEVQLSERTTFTFGLNVTF